Proteins from one Listeria innocua genomic window:
- a CDS encoding PP2C family protein-serine/threonine phosphatase: protein MEKAFEGKYRDILIQYLEHQDEEILYTCEKLSREAMEERVSPEEIVHLHRSVLELYGKELPDFVRLSFDVLLEIMVGYGLAYMEHLSLRTEQKALRSEIAQAEDMQKTLMKTDVPEHDSLDFGVISVAARQMSGDYYSFTEEGDKQIGVALADVIGKGIPAAFSISMIKYALAGMTGDDRKPSIVLETLNQVAEENINDNMFITMFYGLYHEDTHLFEYGSAGHELGLYYQHKENSFSDLYAKGLPLGVDKNAVYRQFDKKIEVGDAIFIMSDGVTETRTANGFIEREELTEIIAAHISLSAEKMVHAIYDQLVKMQNFELHDDFTLICIKRTK from the coding sequence ATGGAAAAAGCTTTTGAAGGAAAATACCGTGATATTCTTATTCAATATTTAGAACATCAAGATGAAGAAATTCTTTATACTTGCGAGAAATTATCCAGAGAAGCTATGGAAGAGCGAGTTTCACCAGAAGAAATTGTCCATTTACATCGCTCAGTTCTTGAATTATACGGAAAAGAGTTGCCAGATTTTGTACGATTATCATTTGATGTTTTACTCGAAATAATGGTAGGTTACGGCTTAGCTTATATGGAACATCTGAGTCTAAGAACCGAACAAAAAGCGTTACGTAGCGAAATTGCTCAAGCAGAAGATATGCAAAAAACCTTAATGAAAACAGATGTGCCAGAACATGATTCGCTTGATTTTGGCGTTATAAGTGTCGCAGCAAGACAAATGAGTGGCGACTATTATAGCTTTACAGAAGAAGGCGATAAGCAAATTGGTGTCGCACTCGCTGACGTTATTGGTAAAGGAATCCCGGCTGCATTTAGTATCTCGATGATAAAATATGCTCTAGCAGGGATGACTGGTGACGACCGAAAACCATCCATCGTCCTAGAAACACTGAACCAAGTAGCGGAAGAAAACATTAATGATAATATGTTTATCACGATGTTTTACGGGCTTTATCATGAAGATACGCATTTGTTTGAATATGGTTCTGCTGGACATGAACTAGGTTTATATTACCAACATAAAGAAAACAGCTTTTCTGATTTATATGCCAAAGGTTTACCTCTGGGTGTTGATAAAAATGCTGTTTATCGTCAATTTGATAAGAAAATTGAAGTTGGAGACGCTATTTTTATTATGTCAGATGGTGTTACTGAAACTAGAACAGCAAATGGATTTATCGAACGAGAAGAGTTAACAGAAATTATAGCAGCGCATATTTCATTATCAGCTGAAAAAATGGTACATGCAATTTATGATCAATTAGTTAAAATGCAAAACTTTGAATTGCATGATGACTTTACACTTATTTGTATTAAACGAACTAAATAA
- the rsbV gene encoding anti sigma b factor antagonist RsbV — protein sequence MNISIEIKERDTDHIDIFVAGEIDAYKAPKVKEALEVYQVKEGIVLRIDLTEVSYMDSTGLGVFVGAFKSLRQRQSELVLFGLSDRLFRLFEITGLSDIIEIKNVEGEMNGNNA from the coding sequence ATGAATATTAGTATAGAAATAAAAGAACGTGATACTGACCACATAGACATATTTGTTGCTGGGGAGATCGATGCTTATAAAGCGCCAAAGGTAAAAGAAGCACTTGAAGTATATCAAGTAAAAGAGGGTATTGTACTTAGAATTGATTTAACAGAAGTAAGTTATATGGATAGCACCGGTTTAGGCGTATTTGTAGGGGCTTTCAAAAGCTTACGACAACGCCAAAGTGAACTTGTCTTGTTTGGTTTAAGCGACCGACTTTTCCGATTGTTTGAAATCACAGGATTGTCAGATATCATTGAAATCAAAAATGTAGAGGGTGAAATGAATGGCAACAATGCATGA
- the rsbW gene encoding anti-sigma B factor RsbW produces MATMHDKITLQLPAKPEYVSLGRLSLSGIASRAGFSYEAIEDLKIAVSEAITNSVKHAFKGEEDGEITVEYHIYEDKLEVRVSDNGTSFDLETRKQEIGPYEVGEDAEMMRIGGLGLFLIETLMDDVKLYYDEGVSVVMTKYINEKQVEENAKSIST; encoded by the coding sequence ATGGCAACAATGCATGACAAAATTACATTACAACTTCCTGCCAAACCTGAATATGTTAGTTTAGGTAGACTTTCATTATCAGGAATTGCAAGTCGCGCAGGATTTTCTTATGAAGCAATTGAAGATTTGAAAATAGCTGTAAGTGAAGCCATCACTAATTCCGTAAAACATGCATTTAAAGGTGAAGAAGATGGTGAAATTACTGTAGAATACCATATCTATGAAGACAAATTAGAAGTTCGTGTTTCTGATAATGGAACAAGCTTCGACCTAGAAACTCGTAAACAAGAAATTGGCCCTTATGAAGTGGGTGAAGATGCGGAGATGATGCGCATCGGAGGGCTAGGTTTATTTTTAATTGAAACATTAATGGATGATGTGAAACTTTATTACGATGAAGGGGTTTCTGTCGTAATGACCAAATATATTAATGAAAAGCAGGTGGAGGAGAATGCCAAAAGTATCTCAACCTGA
- the sigB gene encoding RNA polymerase sigma factor SigB → MPKVSQPDKEAKEKVYIWIAAYQEDGDEDAQYNLVIHYKNLVESIARKYSQGKSFHEDLVQVGNIGLLGAIRRYDATFGKSFEAFAVPTIVGEIKRFLRDKTWSVHVPRRIKELGPKIKNAVEELTRELQSSPQISDIADFIGVTEEEVLEAMEMGKSYQALSVDHSIEADSDGSTITLLDVVGGTDDGFERVNQRMLLEKVLPVLDEREQKILQYTFIENRSQKETGELLDISQMHVSRIQRQAIKKLREALQNEEVE, encoded by the coding sequence ATGCCAAAAGTATCTCAACCTGATAAAGAAGCAAAAGAAAAAGTGTATATTTGGATTGCCGCTTACCAAGAAGACGGTGACGAAGATGCCCAATATAATTTAGTCATTCATTATAAAAACTTAGTAGAATCAATTGCCCGCAAATATTCCCAAGGTAAATCTTTTCACGAAGATTTAGTTCAAGTTGGAAATATTGGTTTGCTTGGTGCTATTAGACGTTATGATGCTACTTTTGGGAAAAGCTTTGAAGCATTTGCTGTGCCGACAATTGTTGGCGAAATTAAACGTTTTTTACGTGATAAAACATGGAGCGTTCATGTACCACGTCGAATTAAAGAATTAGGTCCGAAAATTAAAAATGCCGTGGAAGAGCTAACAAGAGAACTACAAAGCTCGCCGCAAATTAGCGATATTGCAGATTTTATCGGTGTCACGGAAGAAGAAGTTTTAGAAGCAATGGAAATGGGAAAAAGTTACCAAGCACTTTCTGTAGATCATTCGATTGAAGCAGATTCGGATGGAAGTACCATTACGTTACTTGATGTTGTTGGTGGTACGGATGATGGATTTGAACGTGTGAATCAACGTATGCTTTTAGAGAAAGTTCTCCCTGTTTTAGATGAGCGAGAACAGAAAATATTGCAATATACATTCATTGAAAATCGTAGTCAAAAAGAAACTGGTGAACTACTCGATATATCACAAATGCATGTGTCTAGAATCCAACGTCAAGCTATTAAAAAACTTCGAGAGGCGTTGCAGAATGAGGAAGTGGAGTAA
- a CDS encoding PP2C family serine/threonine-protein phosphatase, whose translation MNKAVESNNLFVFQRSKALQQYCGDVYFTHEDKNGFLYVLSDGLGSGLEANRAAKATVEAIKEDIHADITDMLEKANQAVSGLRGAAIAIIKGDYLTKTLYYTGMGNIRFYMIGIEDKLIFPLSGSGFLSGRKQKYRMQSFKYKPGSKFLMHSDGLVLSRVRKSLESPLCVVKIGHLIERNILDIPTDDVTFMIGKFPE comes from the coding sequence ATGAACAAGGCGGTTGAATCAAATAATTTATTTGTATTTCAACGTTCTAAAGCATTACAACAATACTGCGGGGATGTTTATTTTACCCATGAAGACAAAAATGGTTTTTTGTATGTTCTTTCTGATGGACTCGGAAGTGGGCTTGAGGCGAATAGAGCCGCCAAAGCGACCGTTGAAGCCATAAAGGAAGATATTCATGCGGATATTACTGATATGCTTGAAAAAGCTAACCAGGCCGTTTCTGGACTTCGTGGTGCTGCGATAGCAATTATTAAAGGTGACTACTTAACGAAAACACTTTACTATACTGGTATGGGTAATATCCGATTTTATATGATTGGCATAGAAGATAAGCTTATTTTTCCGCTTTCTGGTTCTGGATTTTTATCCGGAAGAAAACAGAAGTACCGGATGCAATCTTTTAAATACAAACCAGGCAGTAAGTTTTTGATGCATTCAGATGGGCTTGTTCTTTCTCGTGTTCGAAAAAGTCTCGAATCACCACTTTGTGTAGTGAAAATAGGACATTTAATCGAGCGAAATATACTTGATATTCCAACAGATGATGTAACTTTCATGATTGGAAAATTTCCAGAATAA